In one window of Gossypium hirsutum isolate 1008001.06 chromosome A01, Gossypium_hirsutum_v2.1, whole genome shotgun sequence DNA:
- the LOC107916956 gene encoding uncharacterized protein codes for MEGSSGKGYAWAISAGFNAAFAAVSAKLLLPPVIRYGLVVFFNVIMWGCYVNSLKALSSLQATVTNFATNFLTSGLAGFFLFEELLSFKWFAGAMFIVIGVLILSKSSVEKREKKD; via the exons ATGGAAGGTAGCAGTGGGAAAGGCTACGCCTGGGCAATCTCAGCTGGTTTCAACGCTGCGTTCGCTGCCGTTTCCGCTAAGCTCTTGTTACCTCCG GTAATTAGATACGGTCTGGTCGTATTTTTCAACGTTATAATGTGGGGATGTTATGTTAACAGCTTGAAAGCTCTTTCATCTCTTCAAGCAACAGTTACGAATTTTGCTACTAATTTCCTCACTTCTGGGCTTGCCGGCTTCTTCTTGTTCGAGGAACTATTGTCGTTTAAG TGGTTTGCAGGTGCCATGTTCATTGTAATTGGTGTACTTATCCTCAGCAAGTCAAGCGTAGAGAAGAGGGAAAAGAAGGATTAG
- the LOC107918007 gene encoding protein BASIC PENTACYSTEINE6, protein MDDGGHRENGRLKADQYRTAQGQWLMHQPSMKQIMAIMAERDAAIQERNLALSEKKAAIAERDMAFLQRDAAIAERNNAIAERDNAIANLQYRENSLASGNISSCPPGFHISRGVKHMQHPQQNVHHLPHISEVPYNSREMHASDVLPVTPGTSEAAKSRQGKRAKEAKVIASNKKATKPPKKVKQENEDSDKLMSGKSHEWKGGQDVGGAGDDLNKQLVTTKSDWKGKDLGLNQVVFDDSTMAPPVCSCTGVLRQCYKWGNGGWQSSCCTTSLSMYPLPAVPNKRHARIGGRKMSGSAFNKLLTRLAAEGYDLSNPVDLKHHWAKHGTNRYITIK, encoded by the exons ATGGATGATGGTGGGCATCGTGAAAATGGAAGACTTAAAGCAGATCAGTATAGAACAGCTCAGGGCCAG TGGCTGATGCATCAGCCATCAATGAAGCAGATAATGGCCATTATGGCTGAACGAGACGCAGCTATTCAAGAAAGGAATTTAGCACTTTCTGAGAAGAAGGCAGCTATTGCTGAGAGAGATATGGCATTCTTGCAGCGAGATGCAGCGATTGCTGAGCGAAATAATGCTATAGCGGAACGTGATAATGCCATAGCAAATCTGCAGTATCGAGAGAACTCCTTGGCATCTGGCAATATATCCTCTTGTCCTCCAGGGTTCCATATCTCACGTGGAGTGAAGCACATGCAACATCCACAGCAGAACGTTCACCATCTGCCCCACATTAGTGAAGTTCCTTATAACTCAAGGGAAATGCATGCAAGTGATGTCCTACCAGTGACGCCAGGTACCTCTGAAGCTGCAAAGTCAAGACAGGGTAAACGAGCAAAAGAGGCCAAGGTAATTGCGTCTAACAAGAAGGCTACAAAGCCTCCAAAAAAGGTAAAACAAGAGAATGAGGACTCGGATAAGCTTATGTCTGGCAAGTCACATGAGTGGAAGGGTGGACAAGATGTGGGTGGTGCAGGTGATGATCTCAACAAACAGCTAGTGACAACGAAGTCTGATTGGAAAGGCAAGGATCTGGGGTTGAATCAAGTTGTATTTGATGACTCGACTATGGCACCGCCTGTTTGTTCCTGCACCGGAGTCCTAAGACAGTGCTATAAATGGGGAAACGGGGGATGGCAATCTTCATGTTGCACAACCTCCTTGTCAATGTATCCTTTGCCAGCAGTTCCCAACAAAAGACATGCCCGAATCGGAGGCAGAAAGATGAGTGGAAGCGCTTTCAACAAGCTGCTTACTCGGCTTGCAGCAGAAGGTTATGATTTGTCCAACCCTGTTGATCTTAAGCACCACTGGGCCAAGCATGGGACAAACCGCTACATCACCATCAAGTAG